The proteins below come from a single Megalops cyprinoides isolate fMegCyp1 chromosome 5, fMegCyp1.pri, whole genome shotgun sequence genomic window:
- the tor4aa gene encoding torsin-4A isoform X2 — protein sequence MDNQDTSESPSESQVEEDEQADAAPPSFSQFSAKLRAMVRIRNKYQAMKKRRAEMAAGLPLSGSLPRSTSPKIFTFEGLTASSSSAPKKKKKKRKSRVLFPSRSRRVVPTKERSRAKNCLFLLIFIVFLQVYNAIENLDDHVLKYDLEGLEKTLKREVFGQQEATERLLEHLNDYLSTYVHNKPLVLSLNGPSGVGKSHLGRILARHFRSVVNDQLVMQYFVLHHCPLEDNAMHCAQYLASRVSEIVTLAEEGEMIPVLIFDEVEFMHMPLLDMLHKLFRTSQTNEYLNAIYVLISNLGQAEITKFVLQNSSSETAMGQTRLGRDLGPLLHSTLERHHPLFAEVDIIPLTLLQKSHVMDCFLDEMTREGFYPDHMHIERLAGEISYYSIGQWQFSQTGCKHVVAKVNLL from the coding sequence ATGGACAACCAGGATACCTCAGAGAGTCCATCCGAAAGCCAGGTAGAAGAGGATGAACAAGCGGACGCTGCCCCTCCCAGCTTCTCTCAGTTCTCCGCCAAGCTTCGAGCCATGGTGCGCATCCGCAACAAGTACCAGGCCATGAAGAAGCGCCGTGCAGAGATGGCCGCGGGACTGCCCCTGAGTGGCAGCCTGCCGCGTTCCACCAGCCCCAAGATCTTCACCTTCGAAGGGCtgacagccagcagcagcagcgccccaaaaaagaagaagaaaaagagaaagtcACGGGTCCTGTTCCCCAGCCGCAGTCGAAGGGTTGTCCCCACCAAAGAGAGGAGCCGGGCCAAAAACTGCCTGTTCCTACTCATATTCATTGTGTTCCTCCAGGTGTATAATGCCATTGAGAACCTGGATGATCATGTATTGAAGTATGACCTGGAGGGGCTGGAGAAGACTCTGAAACGAGAGGTCTTTGGCCAGCAGGAGGCCACTGAGAGGCTGCTTGAACATTTGAATGATTACTTGTCCACCTATGTCCACAATAAGCCCCTGGTTCTGTCCCTGAATGGTCCAAGTGGAGTAGGGAAGAGCCACCTTGGACGCATACTGGCTCGTCACTTCCGCTCAGTTGTGAATGACCAACTGGTCATGCAGTACTTTGTGCTGCACCACTGTCCCCTTGAAGACAATGCTATGCACTGTGCCCAGTACCTGGCCTCCCGCGTCTCTGAAATAGTGACCCTAGccgaggagggagagatgatcCCTGTCCTAATCTTTGACGAAGTAGAGTTCATGCATATGCCCCTGTTGGACATGCTACACAAGCTGTTCCGCACTAGTCAGACCAACGAGTACTTAAATGCCATCTACGTGCTTATCAGCAACCTTGGGCAGGCAGAGATTACCAAGTTTGTCCTCCAGAACTCCTCCAGCGAGACTGCTATGGGGCAGACCAGGCTGGGCAGAGACCTTGGCCCACTACTGCACAGCACTTTGGAGAGGCACCATCCTCTGTTTGCAGAGGTAGACATCATCCCCCTCACCCTGCTACAGAAGAGCCATGTAATGGACTGCTTTTTAGATGAGATGACAAGGGAGGGCTTCTACCCTGACCACATGCACATTGAAC
- the tor4aa gene encoding torsin-4A isoform X1 gives MGSSLEGKRLGARRLPSAAFPAVMDNQDTSESPSESQVEEDEQADAAPPSFSQFSAKLRAMVRIRNKYQAMKKRRAEMAAGLPLSGSLPRSTSPKIFTFEGLTASSSSAPKKKKKKRKSRVLFPSRSRRVVPTKERSRAKNCLFLLIFIVFLQVYNAIENLDDHVLKYDLEGLEKTLKREVFGQQEATERLLEHLNDYLSTYVHNKPLVLSLNGPSGVGKSHLGRILARHFRSVVNDQLVMQYFVLHHCPLEDNAMHCAQYLASRVSEIVTLAEEGEMIPVLIFDEVEFMHMPLLDMLHKLFRTSQTNEYLNAIYVLISNLGQAEITKFVLQNSSSETAMGQTRLGRDLGPLLHSTLERHHPLFAEVDIIPLTLLQKSHVMDCFLDEMTREGFYPDHMHIERLAGEISYYSIGQWQFSQTGCKHVVAKVNLL, from the exons ATGGGATCAAGCTTAGAAGGGAAAAGGCTTGGAGCCAGGAGATTACCCAGTGCCGCTTTTCCCGCCGTG ATGGACAACCAGGATACCTCAGAGAGTCCATCCGAAAGCCAGGTAGAAGAGGATGAACAAGCGGACGCTGCCCCTCCCAGCTTCTCTCAGTTCTCCGCCAAGCTTCGAGCCATGGTGCGCATCCGCAACAAGTACCAGGCCATGAAGAAGCGCCGTGCAGAGATGGCCGCGGGACTGCCCCTGAGTGGCAGCCTGCCGCGTTCCACCAGCCCCAAGATCTTCACCTTCGAAGGGCtgacagccagcagcagcagcgccccaaaaaagaagaagaaaaagagaaagtcACGGGTCCTGTTCCCCAGCCGCAGTCGAAGGGTTGTCCCCACCAAAGAGAGGAGCCGGGCCAAAAACTGCCTGTTCCTACTCATATTCATTGTGTTCCTCCAGGTGTATAATGCCATTGAGAACCTGGATGATCATGTATTGAAGTATGACCTGGAGGGGCTGGAGAAGACTCTGAAACGAGAGGTCTTTGGCCAGCAGGAGGCCACTGAGAGGCTGCTTGAACATTTGAATGATTACTTGTCCACCTATGTCCACAATAAGCCCCTGGTTCTGTCCCTGAATGGTCCAAGTGGAGTAGGGAAGAGCCACCTTGGACGCATACTGGCTCGTCACTTCCGCTCAGTTGTGAATGACCAACTGGTCATGCAGTACTTTGTGCTGCACCACTGTCCCCTTGAAGACAATGCTATGCACTGTGCCCAGTACCTGGCCTCCCGCGTCTCTGAAATAGTGACCCTAGccgaggagggagagatgatcCCTGTCCTAATCTTTGACGAAGTAGAGTTCATGCATATGCCCCTGTTGGACATGCTACACAAGCTGTTCCGCACTAGTCAGACCAACGAGTACTTAAATGCCATCTACGTGCTTATCAGCAACCTTGGGCAGGCAGAGATTACCAAGTTTGTCCTCCAGAACTCCTCCAGCGAGACTGCTATGGGGCAGACCAGGCTGGGCAGAGACCTTGGCCCACTACTGCACAGCACTTTGGAGAGGCACCATCCTCTGTTTGCAGAGGTAGACATCATCCCCCTCACCCTGCTACAGAAGAGCCATGTAATGGACTGCTTTTTAGATGAGATGACAAGGGAGGGCTTCTACCCTGACCACATGCACATTGAAC